Proteins from a genomic interval of Chryseobacterium indologenes:
- the fdhD gene encoding formate dehydrogenase accessory sulfurtransferase FdhD, whose protein sequence is MKTNLLENQSVRQIDITKVKDHDSFLYADDIAVEEPLEIRVSYGIKDQRENKNISVTMRTPGNDEELAAGFLFTEGIISGNHQIKNIQRPEAECSRNQENVVIIDLADGFIPELMKADRNFYTTSSCGVCGKGSIDSIRTISSFQHIQKDAETIAFDTLYQLSENLRSFQNNFSATGGIHASGIFDYHGNLLALREDVGRHNALDKLIGHALFTNQLPLKNTILVLSGRASFELIQKAAMAGISIVAAIGAPSSLAIDLAKEFDMTLLGFLRENRFNIYNTASNHRIIGK, encoded by the coding sequence ATGAAAACCAATTTATTAGAAAACCAATCGGTACGACAGATCGATATCACGAAAGTAAAAGATCACGACAGTTTTCTGTACGCGGATGATATCGCAGTAGAAGAACCACTTGAAATCCGGGTTTCTTATGGGATAAAAGATCAGAGAGAAAACAAAAATATATCCGTAACGATGAGAACGCCCGGTAATGATGAGGAACTCGCTGCAGGATTTTTGTTTACAGAAGGTATTATCTCAGGAAATCATCAGATCAAAAATATACAACGCCCTGAAGCGGAATGTTCCCGAAATCAGGAAAATGTGGTGATCATAGATTTGGCAGACGGATTCATTCCCGAATTGATGAAAGCGGACCGGAATTTTTACACCACATCCAGCTGTGGGGTTTGCGGAAAAGGATCTATTGATTCCATACGTACCATAAGTTCTTTTCAACACATCCAGAAAGATGCTGAGACCATAGCGTTTGATACTTTATATCAATTATCAGAGAATCTTCGGTCTTTTCAGAATAACTTCAGTGCTACCGGAGGAATTCATGCTTCAGGTATTTTTGATTATCATGGAAACCTGTTGGCACTGAGGGAAGATGTAGGCAGGCATAATGCCCTGGATAAGCTTATAGGTCACGCCCTTTTTACAAATCAGCTTCCCTTAAAAAATACAATTTTGGTTCTCAGTGGCAGAGCCAGTTTTGAACTGATTCAAAAAGCAGCGATGGCAGGTATTTCTATTGTTGCCGCAATAGGAGCTCCTTCCAGTCTTGCCATTGATTTGGCCAAGGAATTTGATATGACTTTACTGGGATTCCTTCGGGAAAACCGGTTTAATATTTATAACACAGCAAGCAACCACCGGATAATAGGAAAATAA